taagtcatgaatgattactcatatttttgtaattttatgagatatttcatgctagttgccaaatgatggttcccacatatgttaggtgactcacatgggctgctaagagctgatcattggagtgtatataccaatagtacatacatctaaaagctgtgtattgtacaagtacgaatacgggtgcatacgagtagaattgttgatgaaactgaacgaggacgtaattgtaagcatttttgttaagtagaagtattttgataagtgtattgaagtctttcaaaagtgtataaatacatattaaaacactacatgtatatacattttaactgagtcgttaagtcatcgttagtcgttacatataagtgttgttttgaaacctttaggttaacgatcttgttaaatgttgttaacccaatgtttataatatcaaatgagattttaaattattatattatcatgatattatcatgtatgaatatctcttaatatgatatatatacattaaatgtctttacaacgataatcgttacatatatgtctcgtttaaaaatcattaagttagtagtcttgtttttacatatgtagttcattgttaatatacttaatgatatgtttacttatcatagtatcatgttaactatatatatatccatatatatgtcatcatatagtttttacaagttttaacgttcgtgaatcaccggtcaacttgggtggtcaattgtctatatgaaacatatttaaattaatcaagtcttaacaagtttgattgcttaacatgttggaaacatttaatcatgtaacatgttggaaacatttaatcatgtaaatatcaatctcaattaatatatataaacatggaaaagttcgggtcactacaattatgatGACCATTAACCTGATACTTATCATCCCCATTCCAAATAACATCACATTTCATTGCTTCTTTCTTAATGTTGTCAAACATCTTAGTGGCAGCTGTTGTAAGTGGCCCTTTAGACTTTGAGATTGTTGTTCTAACATTAGCAATTCTTTTCATCATATATGTTCTGATATACTCCAAAGCAGTAATGATTGGCTTGTCTCTAGCCTTACATAGCCATCTATTTAGCACTTCACAGTGATTGTTTAACAATATGTCTGAATGTGCACGGCCTATAGAACAGAATatataaaacattcttaaaatgcaACTGTAAATGGTACCAAACTTTAAATCTAAATGAAGTAAAGACCAATTTTACCTGTAAAATGACTTCTTGCCCATTGTTCAGGTTGAATTTTAGAAAGATACAGATGTGCAGGTTCACTAAACTCTTTAAACTCAACCATTTTCCTTTCAAACTGAGGCATAGTGGTGGCACATGCACAAGCCCACAAATGATTCTTATATGCAACCCCACTCCAATACTTCTTCATATTCTGTTGAATGTGCCTCAAACAGAATCTGTGTTCAGCCACAGGAAAAACTTTACCAACAGCAGCTATTAGTCCCTGTAACCAAACTATATAAATTagacaaataaaaataaataatatatgaaataaatGGTACCTTCTGCCTATCACTTATGAAAGTGAAATTAGACATCTCAGTTAGATCCAAATCTCTAGCCAATAATTCAAGAAACCACAACCAAGAACTGTAGCATTCTGATTCCACAATTGCATAAGCAAGAGGATAAATTCCATTATTGGAGTCAAGACCAACAGCTGTTAACATAAAACCACTAGCTGGTTCTTTCATAAAAGCTCCATCCAACCCAAGAAGATCTCTTCCAATAGCATTAAATCCTCTTTTCAATGGACTCAAGCATATGTAAATCCTTTTGAACATTCTTGTCATTGATGATGGTGCATTACAATCTTCTACCTCAAGCTTAACAGTGCTACCAGGGTTAAACCTTCTCAGTTCAAGTATATAATCTCTCAGTTCTCCATATTGATCCATGTAGCTTCCCTTTATCAATTGTCTAGCTTTTTAAAGTGCCCTAAAAGCTTTATGTGGATGTATTTTGACCTCCAAATCCTTCTCTAATTGGGCTTTCACTGCTTTCACTGGGATTTCTGGGTTTGTTTGTAAATGATCAACCAACTGTTTAGAAATTAATTTTAATGTACATTGCCTAATTATTCTTGATTCAAAACAATCATGTCAATCTTTGTATGTTTTAACCACCCATGTATCTGCATTAGGTTCCTTGGACACATGTAAAACCCAGTCACATTCAATGTGCTTTGCCCTATGATGTgattttttattcttatctttattgGTTGAAGTgctttttgttttcttttccttgAGTGTAGTGGATGTATTTGTCTTTTTCCCTTTATTTTCCACCTTTAATTTGGTCCCACTAGTCTCACCTACCTCCAcatcttttgaagtttgaccagacTCTTTCCAAACAACACCCTCACATCTTGCCCTCACTCTAATCCCGTCATTTTTCACTATTACCATATTCCTTCTACTCTCAACTGCATGCAAATTAATTGCTTCTGTAACCTCTGCCTTAGTTCCAAACTCTTGACCATGAATGAACCTAATAGTACCAACTTCAGCTGGTCTTTCCTGCTCTTGTGCCTTCAATTCTTTAATTTTTTTTCCCTCATAAAAGCAAGGTCATCCTCATCACCAATATCACTATCAAATTGATCAATACCAAAATCTTCATTATCAACATAGTCATCCTTTTGTGCTTCAGTAGGTTGTTTGGTTGAATTTCCCATGTATTCAACATCAATATCAATATTGTTTACAAATTCTCTCATGTCAAATATAtcattctcttcatctacaataaACTcagcatcatcttcatcatcattatcactttCATTTAATGCCTCAAGTTCATCATCTTCAACACCTTCTTCCCTAACTACCGGAACTTCACTGGATAGGACCAatggttcatcatcttcaacattatTAGCTTCTTCCCTAACTACTAGAACTTCACATGCAGGGAtcaatggttcatcaacttcaacattaATATCACATTCCCTAATTACTGGAACTTCACTAGATAGCACCAATGGTTCTTCATCTTCAACATTATTACCATAATCCCTAACTACTAGAGCTTCACTAGATAGGACCAatggttcatcatcttcaacaattaGTTTACCTTTTAAAACTTCAGCTCCTTCTACAactagtgtagcgacccgaccaaatcatgtttgacggcgccgactacttaggtcccgttatgtggtcataagtctttaacataacgtttgaccaaaatatgtcgcattcatttcataagtaaaaaggatgtttcaagtttacaaaagtagttcaaagactagttacattacaaagtttaacgtacgaatgaaacatatgcgacacaatttaaaagttgtcaaaagacgctccaactatgcatgtatactcgacatccaagcaagtatcaaaaagagtgcggaagcatgtatcaagtagcgttcaaggacctgagaaaacatatagaaaactgtcaacaaaaacgttggtgaaatcataggtgttttagtaaacgttgcatttgaaccacaagatttaatataatatgattatcaaaatcatttgcattccaaagttgttatatgtttcgcgggcacccaattatcaaacttaactgttttgcaccctttgcgtagtgttagaacatacactagacccgaaaatatatttcatccgctaactgtagcgaaccgtccgaatgaggctcgtcaagcccatgtgatcacataatataagttcacgtttacaccctgcaagtgtaactaatgataattgaattaaggatttttgttcaaacccgtacgtggaatgttcgttttcgtacttgtgttcaaagtgtaaaagcatgatacgtatatgtttctcatcccatagtttaaagcataaaagttgtttgaaagatgggactatgatttcaccttgagtgcacgtatgaaaagtacttcacaaagtaacgtgtgcaaaggacaatgctagtcttgacctaaacaaataggtcgtatcaataacggtaaacacgataggtcaaagatgttcagttagtcctatggctcgttacgactcgattatgtagcatgtgaatcaaattgtcaagtttcatgcaagatacttgtatagaaacaagttagaaagattgcacaatcatttggttaagtttgacaaaaaagtcaaactttggtcggtcaaagtcaacgaaaaagtcaacacgttcgggtcgggtccc
The window above is part of the Rutidosis leptorrhynchoides isolate AG116_Rl617_1_P2 chromosome 1, CSIRO_AGI_Rlap_v1, whole genome shotgun sequence genome. Proteins encoded here:
- the LOC139888469 gene encoding uncharacterized protein; the encoded protein is MDQYGELRDYILELRRFNPGSTVKLEVEDCNAPSSMTRMFKRIYICLSPLKRGFNAIGRDLLGLDGAFMKEPASGFMLTAVGLDSNNGIYPLAYAIVESECYSSWLWFLELLARDLDLTEMSNFTFISDRQKGLIAAVGKVFPVAEHRFCLRHIQQNMKKYWSGVAYKNHLWACACATTMPQFERKMVEFKEFSEPAHLYLSKIQPEQWARSHFTGRAHSDILLNNHCEVLNRWLCKARDKPIITALEYIRTYMMKRIANVRTTISKSKGPLTTAATKMFDNIKKEAMKCDVIWNGDDNCRKWELTGMPCKHAVAAMLNMSVYSQDVVLESNVHPVYWLSTWEKTYSHTINPVKGKSEWVKSPVPTTLVCPKKIPTAGRPKKNKRKSLEEKDDMVNKGKLSKKGTSIKCSRCVTYGHNVRGCPNGGEGLKRKQASGKGANKQSSGKGSNKKAKTGNGDP